TGCTGCAGGGCAGGCAGGTTCCAACTGTGGCACTTTCAATTGCCACTTTGTGGAGAGCATTTTCTTCACACTTTCGTTGGTAATCACAGCGCCAAaacggctttggctttggctttggctcggATTTTCATTTCACACGCAATGCGTTCCAGTCTTAAACGCATTTTATCTTAATGTCCATTTGGAGGCATTACCGCATCGTTGGCCGTGTGCTTTATTGCAGCGTCATCAATCAGTCGACTGGGGGGGGGGCCGGTCCGCGTCCAAACTGTCGCTTCCAGCTGcacccagcagccagcagccagcctcCACTTCCCCCCACTCACCGTTTTTGCATACGAGCATAGATCTTTCCGCCATCGGCTCCGACCGCATGCATTTGGCTAATTTGCACATtacgttttttatttttatttccccTGCGCTGTAGGTGTTCCGGTTGAGGAGTGGACACACTGACCACCGCGGAGTGGTTGACCTCTTGTCCATCCCATTTGGTTGGGTAAGCAAAAGAACTTTGACATTGAAAAAGATGGGCTTTGTTTTCCCACCACATTATGCAGTTTAGTATGACACCAGTATTCCACATATGGACTAATACAGAGGTGTTTATGCGTAAATACACGTTTTAAACTGGAGCCCATAAAAACCCACTCCAGTTTTCCCAGCTCATCAAGGTTTTCTTTTAGATATTCGAATTTGAATACCTTCGATGTGGATGAGATAGGCTAAAGATGCTGGACAAGGCATAAAGCtgaaaaatacttgaaaaatataccaaactatGCATCATTCTATATCTTTGAAGCCCAATACTGAATATTGCTTACGATTTTTCAAACTACACCCAAATGATCATCGCAGTTAGGCATTCAGCTTGTATATTTTCCTACCCAATAAAATAATATCCccaaaaagttaaatttttGAATGCTTCTGCCTCTTTAAGCATGTCTTTGCACTGTGAAACTTTAAATAAACCGCGCACTCCATTGAAATCTTTTGAGTGAACCGAACAAAAACTTGCAGCAGAGTTGCCGGATTTATGGAAACAGTAGAAAACTTAACATACCAATGTTGCcagatttttgtataaatataaaacaaaccAACCATACAGTGTATATACATAGATTCAAACCCAAGGTTCGGCTCTGGGTGTTCCCAGTTCGACCAAAGACAATGTAAATAGTAAGAGACGCCCATACGTTTCTGTGGTAGACGAGCAACGAGCTCTCAGGCCTATTTGGCATTGCCTGGCTGCCGTCGAAATATACCcttttttttagtattatgACACTTTTTGAAGACGCTTGCCCCACACTTACAAAAAAGTGTTATTTTGTATAACATTTAGATACTTATTTAATGTAAAATGTAGAATCCataatatatttcataatatTCTTTACACTAGAATAATTATCCATGAGGAGGTATTCAACGTACGACGTGCGACGTGCAACTGCATTTATTCTTTGCACTCGCAGCGGAAAGCGCTTAAAAATGTGGAATTTTGAATAATGTATAGTTattgtatatactgtatggttataGGATCATTGGCTTATCATTTATTATGTGCAGAATTTAAAGGCAACGCAATGATGACAGAGAATTGTCTTTCAAGCTGGTTTTGGGTATTGAAAACTTCTCAGAGTACCGTTAAAAATGGCGTTAAATGCCCTGCAAACaaccgaatcgattcggtATTCTCTTCGTTTGGTTCCAAAAGGAACTCGCCTTTTTTACCCTCTCAGGGGCAaaaatttcgtttttttttcgcgctCACTCTCCATTTGATTTTCTGATAGAAACACAGCGTGCTGGTGTTTTGCTTTTCCATCTGCCTGTAAGTCCTGAAGGCAGAATTCGTAACGAACAAAAGCATTAAAGAGGCATGAGTATGGCCATGATTTTATGACCACTTCAGCTTCAAGCAGGGCTCTAATCAGGGCTCCAATAGGCAGGTGAtcatttgaattgaatttgaagaaaaaaacatacaacAACTGGTGTAATAATCATAATTATATTTcgtgtttaattaatttatttgtacaaTTCTATAGctataatatataattttataaaaaaaaaaaccacacagtTCCTATGCGATGGACGCCTAATAACGAAACATATTACACAACTGATGGGAGTTCTAAGGTTCTTTCCTCTCTTGGGGTGCAGTCTAACGATAACGGTAATAGCTCAACTTGAAGATGGGATTTTTTAGATACAGACTAGAAGAACTAAGTGACGAATACTCTCGCATTAAACTAGGCATAGGTAGCAGCGCCATTCATTAATCATAAATCTTAAActtttcaaaaaaaaatacatatatatttacaatGAAAGAAACTCTCCGGAAATGGAAAGGAAATGGGtgatcaaatatatataggTACTcgtaaaatacaaataatactGCTCGGACAAGCACGCCAAAAATTAAGAGAATTTCGAATCGATTAagggacagagagatagagatgtGGTGGTGCCGGTGGACGAGTTTtgggatgagatgagatgatgctggtggtggggagggggatgtACTTTTGGGAATGCTGGAGGATGGGGGTGATTCAGTCAGCGTCATATTTCGCATTCAAACTCCGAGATGCGATGGTTGAAGTACACCACACCATGCTCGAGATCCTCGCTGAAGCCGCTCACGTCCATGTAGTCGGAGGCGGCCGAGTCGTCGTCGACCCATTTGTGCAGCGATCGGGTGATTTCCAGCCGGGACTGGGCGAACGATGGGCGCATGTGCGGATCCTTGTGCCAGCAGCGGGACATCAGGTTGTAGAACTCATGGCGGCTCTCCTTGGGCAGCTCGGGACGCAGACCCTGCGGCACCCGGCGTATCACTTCGCGGCCCGTCTGCTGGGAGTACGGCGTCGAGCCTGTACAAATGAAAGGGTTAAGCATTACAAAACTTCCCCGAAAGATATTTCCTTTTGCGTTACACATACCCAATGTGGCAATCTCCCAAAGGACAATGCCAAAGGCCCAGATGTCCGTTTCGGTGGTGAACATGTGATACTGCAGGCTCTCGGGCGCCATCCATCTAATGGGCAGAGCATGGCGCTTGCCAATCGTGTCGTGGCCGCCATGGGACTTCTTTTCGCCATGGGAGTGATGATGCTCCTTCGAGCAGTGTCCGTTACTCTGTCCCTGGCCGAAGGTGTGCTGCCAGTGCTGCAGGATGTAGCGACTGCCAAAGTCAAACTTGAACTTCAGAGCATTGCTGCGCAGTATATCGTTGGCCGCAttcttctcctgctccttgcGCATGCGCTCCGCATCCAGGTCAATGGACATGCCAAAATCACAAATCTTGCACATGCCATTGTGATCGAGGAGCACATTTCGAGCGGCCAGATCTCGATGAACAATCTGTGGAATGAGACAGGGTATTAGCATTGGCTTGGACTTGGCCACTTGACGATTGATCGATTGGTCTTACCCTTCGCCCTGCTATGTACTCCATGCCGCAGGCAATGTCCAGGGCAAAGCCCGCCAGGGTTCGCGGAGATAGTGGAGCCAGACTGCGTCCACCTGGCACTGAGGCGGGCAGGATGTTCGTGGCACTCCGAGCTGCCCTCAAGAGCGATAGAAGGCGACCACGCATCGCATACTCCATGATCAGCATGTGCGGCTCTGCAAAGGAACGGAACACGCGACTTTAATATCAAACCATCAATGCCAATGATCATTCTTACCACTCTCGACGCAGGCTCCGAGGAGGGTGACCACATTCTGATGAGAGCCCAGCTTCCTCATGATGTTGGCCTCGTCCTTGAGGCTCACCTGCGCACTGCAGGCGCGTATCGTCTTGACGGCCACAATGCGCGTAGCACCAAAGTGGCCGCTGAGGTCGTCCGCCTCCGCCTTCCACACCTGCCCGAAGTTGCCCTCGCCCAGGAGGCTCTTCAGGCGGATGTTGCTGCGATCAAAGTCCTGGTACTCGCTGGCCAGCGACGTCTTGTCGTCCATCGTATAGCGATTGTGGTTGGCATCCCGCGACGCCTGCGACATGGGCATGGCCTGGTGTTGCGCAtgatggtgttgctgttgctgttgttgttgttggtgatggtgctggtggtgatccacctcgtcctcctcctcatccagCTGGTACTTGGAGTCCACCTTCTTCACGGGACTGATGGGCTGCTGGTCCGTGATGCACACGTCAAAGACCTCGCCGTGCTTCTTGGCCCTGCGACGCACCACATAGTTGCGCACCAGATAGAGGATGATGGCGGCCAGCGGTATCACGCCCACGGCCACCAGCACCAGGGTCACGAGATTCATTCGCCGCATCTCCAGATCCACGTCCCGCTCGTTGGCAATCACAATCGTGGAGCTAATGTCCAGCGGCGTGGCGCTGGCCGACGAGGAGGATTCCACCACCCCAATGTAGACATCAGCGGGTGGTGCTGCCTgtgtggtgctggtgctgctgctcgtgctgctgctgctggtggtggtgcgcGGGTGCACTGTGGATCGCACTGAGGTCAGCACTGTGGTGCGCAGTATCTTCGGACTCGAGTCGGTGGTGTGCGACAGCTGCGTGTGGGGTGTGCGCGGCGTGGCGCCACAGTCGGAGGTGTTGTTGCAGAAGATGATGAGATTGTTCTGATCCTCGATGTTGATCTCTTGCGTTAGGGCTGGCCCCAACGCTCGAATCAGCTCTGTGTCCTTCTCGATGATGCTCTTTCGCTTCGGTGTGGTTGGAACGACGGAATGGATAGTGGTGGTGCTCGAGGTGGTGCCCGGCGTTGTGCTGGTTGTAgtctttgctgttgttgttgtggttgtggttgtggttggtGCTTTCGTGGTGGTTCtcttggtggtggtggggctaggtggtggtggtggtgcttgGGTGGTTGTTGTGCTTGTTGTTGTAGGTTTCGCCGTTGTGGTGGTGCTTGTACTGGTGGTTGTGGTTgcctctggctgctgcacttCTGCCTGCCCCAACGTCGTATCCTCCTCGGCACTCAGCACCGTGATGATGAGCGGCGTCGAGGAAGAAGGCTGTGCTGCCTTGGGGGCCACCACCCTTCGCACCACCACGGGCTTGGCCACCTCCGTTTCGGACTGCAGTCCGGCTGTGGGTCTCCCCGAGCCCACATATCGCGTGCGGCTTACTGGCGGGGCGATCACAgcggggggtggtggtggcggtgggtCAGCCGCTATGCCTCGTTCCCGCATGTGGTACTTGtagcgactgcgactgcgctCCACGGCGGTCAGGGGACGTCGCGTGGAGGCTGTGGGTCTGGatgtggtgctggtgctggtcgTCAGAGTCTGACTGGGTGTAGGGGTGGTGCTCTGAGCCACCGATACTTCCAGCACACGTGGATGCTCGTCGTCGCCTTCGGCTGCCTTGATGGTCAGGCCCCCGGGCCTAATCGGCGGGAGCTTGGCTCCAAAATAAACGTACGGCTTTAGCTCGTCGTCTTCCTCATCAtcgtcctgctcctgctcctgttcgtGCTCCACGGAAGTGACCTTGCCACGCACAGCCTTGCCGACCACCGGGGGCTTGGTCCCGTCTGCAATGTGGTTAAGCGTGTCGTTCTGCTCCTTGGCCACCACAAAGAGGCCGTGGGAGGACTCATCGCTGAAGAGGATCTCGTTGGTGTCGCGATCCGCGGCGCCACCAGCCGCCGCTCCGCCGCCACCCACCTTCATGGATCCCTTCGGCACCGCTGAGGAACTGTTCGCCCCCGGCTGTCCCCCCCGCTCCATGGTCCCCGCCATGGCCATGCGGGTAAAGTTGGCGCACTGCCGCATGCAGCTGGCGGTGGTGCGGCGCGTGAAGTTCTTGGTGCAGTTCCTGATGCACACGGACCGCGGATCGCTCGGCGACTTGGAGGTGCTCTCCACGgccgcggccgccgccgccgcttgGGATATGCCACTGCGTCCTGTGGTGCCACCGATGCGGGTCCGGAAGCCACCGCGATGCAGGGCCGTACGCCGGGCGGCCAAGACATTCATCAGCTTGCGCTCTCGGTCCTGCGCAGAGTTGAGGGGCGGCGCAATCGATGGCCGATTAGCACCCGAGGGTCGATAGGTGGTGGGCTTATCCCCGACGGCATCTGGAACggtggagggagagagaggcgaGATATGAGTACGAGTGCGATGTatgaataaatttccattctCGACGCCAGATCGTGACAAAATATTGGAAAAACAATCTCTCGGATTGCGACTAAACCAAcaacgaagcagcagcacgaaACTCGTTTGGAATGCGGAGCGAACTTTGCCTTTGGGTAAAGGCCTCGTCATCATCCACAACATCTTAGCATCTTAGCATCTCGGCATCTCGGCATCTGGTTGGAATCATCAACAGCATCGTGAACATCTTGCAGGCCACTATTTTGGGGCCATTAATCAGCTTGTTTCAAATGTTTCTTAGCCTAGAAAATAGCTACAAACTGGTCCAAGCCCCCCAACTTTAGATGCAGCCTAATGCTGGCCCACTAATTAGTCGTGCTGGTTGGGAGGGGGGTTGGGTGGGCGGGCAGGCACAATTTGTGTTCTAAGCGCCTCCGGGCAGGCAGCTGGCCATTCTCGCTGGATTGAGCAATGGGCCTAATTCCATTGACTGCTTTGCTGCCTAACTGGCTAACTGGCTAACTGGCCTGACCCATGAATCAGTTAAAACAATTACAAGGCGGCTGAGACTCTCAAACTGGAGGCTTGcacaattgtttaattttcaCGTTGCCAAAAACAATTGCAAACAAAACACGGCTGTCGCTGacgttggctgctgctgccgctgctggtgctgctgctgcttttcacAAACATTTAGTTCATTGGCTTGCAGTTTGGGCCAAGGTTAGGTCTGGCCTGGCATCTCAAGCGCGGCAGCCACGCAACACGACGGCGGCTAGAACAAGTTGCAGAGATGCCTccgctgttgccactgccgcatTTTGGCCACTTGTATAGCTTTTTGACTGAATAACTAACTGACTTCTCCCACCACTACGCCACTACGCCATACGCCACTGAGCCATTGAGCGATTTGTCTTTGTTTTGGCCAAgtcgtggctgtggctgtgtgtgtgtgtttctgtttctatttttgtgattttcgTATTCGTTTATTTTCCATATTGTACAACACTGTGCGCCCCATTTGGGCGTCTCGTCACGTTGCCTGCCTTCAATGAAACGACAGGCAGCCCGTCGGACGCGTCGGCTGCCATTTTCAGCCACAGTCCACAGAAACTGGCGCTGCCTAGGCTATGGCTTTGTaccctatctctctctctctctctttctctttctctttctctgaaGGGTAGCTCAACTAAAGGAAGTCACTGAAAGTTGGAAACTTCAGCTAAACAGTCCCACCCACTAGCTATGATGCAGTGAGCAGGGTATCTTCCCATTCgatgtgtttctttttggctttgcctGCTTATCGTATTGGGAATTATGGCCTAGCCATACCGTGGCCTGCGCGACTTCTTGGCATTagccatgctgctgctgttgctgctgttgctgctgtggccaTCGGTCTCTCCATGCCCCAGCCGCTTTGGCATGCGTTgtggaattttaatttgattttggtCATATATACACCACGACTTTTGTCGGCTGCGgcacagagacagcgacacaGCCTTAGTTCAGGCCAAGCTgagcgaaccgaaccgaaccgaaccaaagCCAAATGGCCAACAGAAACAGttcgttctcctcctcctgctcctactcctactccacCGACAGTTTTGGGGTGGCATTGCGATCTTCCAAATAGCATCTACCAGTGGGGAGAATTCTAATCTTTCTGTTTAAAAGTGCTTACATAATGCCCGAAAATTGTGCAGCTTTTTGGGCAGGTGATTAATCGGTGGCTGAAAAAGCAGCAAACGGATGCGACGGCATGACTAATGCCCAGCAGTTGCTTCTACATTTTGTTGTGCTCTGTGAAATTCGGTATCGAACTCtggccccagccacagccacagccggaggcagaggcagaagcagaagcagagacaATGGCGGAGAGACCCCACCCCAGACTGGGACGGACTGGCGGCGATTCTGACCAAAAAGCCAAGTTTATTTGGCAGCTAATGAGGCATCACCGCACAATGCCCCATCAAGGTAGCAGCCgccagagcaacagcagcagcagcagcgtctgctcctcctccccttAATTGCACAAAGCCATAGATAATGTCCGAATGGATCcacaaacaaaactaaaagtaCGATGGATGGGTACGAGTAGGGTATGCTTGGGTATGTTCGGGTATGGTATGCCCGTACCCGTGCATGGGTATTAGCGCTTGAATGAATCGCATGTCTTGGGCTTTTGTTTagaacttttaattaaaaataaattactgACACGAGTGGGCAGCAGTCGCAACTGACTTTGCAGTTTGTTTCATTGCTAATtgacaagcacacacacacacacacacacgcgcgcagATACACCCTCATAGATACACTGCAGTTTGATCGTTtgatcgtgtgtgtgtgtgtgtgtgtgcgctgaCAGCTGTGTTTGATTCGATTGTCTAAACTTATTTAATGGTGTCACACACTCGCTGTTATGAAATATCATTCAATGAGCGGAAAACACATAACATAATAATCAtatggcaggcaggcagcatgggctctggctctggctctagctctagCTCTGACTTTGTGACACAAATGTCAATCATACGCAACGATGCACAGGccgccaaaaaaacaaagcaaattgACAGCGAAAATTTCGAAATTTCCGTTCAAATATGAAGAATGAAAATCATTAAATAAAGTGATCGTTAGAATTCGGATTTTTATAATTCAAATTTggaaatacaaattaatttccGATTTTATTcataaacctttttttattatttttattattttatttattatattgatatttttttatagtaaaattattttattatatatatattttttttaaagatatttttttttataaatatcaGACAAATCTCTTGttttaaattgtaaaaaaaaaattttaaataaaaatcattttgcaatctttaacaaaaaatactcaaaaataTACTCAGTGCCTATCGGAGGTTGTGTCTACGCTTTAATCCCCGCCTTTGTTTGGTATATGATCTGTGCCTGTGGTCCCTGATTAAATGTCTTACGAACAATATTTCGAATAAGAGAACATTAAATCGCTTGTAGATGCAGGCATGGATCATTGCGTGGAACAAACTTCCGTTTCAAAGACGGACAAGTGGCTTAATTGACAGCCTGTTATGGCATCCAATTAGTTAACAAAACGCTAAGTCCAGTATCTACTTATTAGAGTCGGTTTTGATTATGGCCCACTGTTATCAAACGGCAGCAGGCAGTTATGGGGCAGGAAGTCGGGCAGTTATCTAATGGAAATCGGTATGAAAATTCACTCAGTGTCTATGGCTTTTTATGAAGCTATAAATAAAATCGAATAAAGATCCCGAAAATCAATTGGTTTTCAGTTAACAAAACTCAAGCAAATAAAAACTGTTATGGATCTGATCCAACTATCGAATGGTTTCCctagacaacaaaaaatatgcacTTAAATATGTGTTATCGAAGCAGTCGTTTACCAATCGAATAGGTTAACTATTAATTAATCGTGTTACAAAAGGAAAGATTCAGCCTCTAGCACATGTCTTACAGTTTCGAAACGcactgtgttttttttgttttggcgaCCTTGAAgcatctctttctctcccactcttcctctcactctctgtttTGGTTTATTTCCTGGCCAACGAAAGAAAGTAATCCAAGCACtcaaaaatgcaaatccaGTCGCTGAAAAACTTTCATTAATTCGTTGGCACTAATTCACGCGGCACAGCCTCACTTTTGCTTTCTGGTTTGCACtcacacagccacacaaacagatgcatacacacacacaccacacacacacacacacaaacacacatagagagagacagagagaggcatATACTGTTGCAGACACAGTtcataaatacaatttttaaatgcCGCcttggcagcaacaaaaactttcTCCGCTTTCGTTGCAATATTTCTTGgctgctctttttttgttgctgttgttgttgctttctcGCTTTCGTTTGCAGTGCTGCACCCTATCTGATCGGATCGCATCCTATCCCCCATACCATAGCAGACATCCCCCACTGGCCCACGTTCATGGCTAAAACGTGTTTTTGGTCATTGTGTTTGCTCGCAGATAGGCATAGCGGCACAGACATGCAACAAGACATGTCTTGGCCAGTCCGAGAGCCAATCGAAAGCATTTCTAATGTGAAATCGAAGCATGCAACGGAAAAACGCCATGAAAAACGGAAAATGCCAAACATCGAAATGCCTACGATTCCCGCAACCataacgagagagagagagagattccgCCACCTAGCGGGGGTGTATGGGATACAAGGGAGTGGCTttccaaccaaccaaccaaccaaccaaccaaccatccATTCAGGTAAATCTCCCCCTCAAAGAGGTCCCAGGAGTCCGGTTCAAGCAGGCGACATTTGTCCATAGAAGGAGCCAATGCTTCGGGGCAACTCCAAATGCAGCAACTCCCAGCTCTTGTGGGTGCCGGAGACGAATGCAGGAAGTGCATTGCGACGACGTGAGAAAGCCAAAAGAAATGGCAAAGGTACTGCCAAACAgccaaaggaaaaggaaaagtcAAGGAAAAGCAAGGCAACAGCCATCGCGGATGTCAATGCGGAAATGCAGTTAAAAGCTGAAGTTGTCGTGAAATGCCTCTAAATGAAtcgttttgcttttggctctGGGTTTGATGTTTGAATTTCAGACGGAGCCTTACTTTTCGTTTTAGTTTCAGTTTCCTGATGGTGCTGTTAACCCTTGGCTGACAGACTACTGACGCCCCAAAAAAGCAGATAAAACAGCACTCAGCAGCGCCGGCTCCTAGCCTGACCTTTTAATGGCGCAATTACGTAGACCGATTTCCACCTTGTGGCAGGCCCTCACAAAAGATATATGtgtacaatatacatattatactATATACCCCTCCCCAATCGCGCACATATGTTAAATGTTGGATAATTGCTaagttttgtttctttatttttttgttcatgattttcgttttcgtttcgttagtttgtttttcctcctgcgcttttttttttggtttttttgtttttgttgctgccattgTGCGGCTTCCGTTTTTTTGTGCCTCTCCGCctggaaaagttttcaataCTCGTCGTACCCCCACGTCGAGTAGCTGTGTGCATTGAGGCGTTGCAAATGGCTGTGGGGCGTGGCACATGTTCATCAACTTCATCGGAGGCAgacgcagaggcagaggcagaggcagctcCCAGATCCCATCAAAGTCTCTCATCAGCCccaggtttttgttttttacgcAATGCAATGCGATCTCCCCTGCCCTCTCGCTGCGCACCCCCGTCCATCATTAGTTTCGGCCACTTTCTTTTGTCCCAGCGGATTTTTAATTAAGTCCCCCACTAAATCATCTTCGTTGCGTAACCCGTGTAAGCCCGTAAACCTTCCACACTCccccccgcacacacacaccgttGTGGGTCAGCATTTGGATTATTAATCACGCAAgaaaaccaacagcaacaaaaagggggggggggggggcaaatGATGGCCAAATGATGGACCTGCTGGAACCCCTCTAGCCAAAAAGGGTTCATTAAACCTCTCCGGGCTAACCGCAAACAACTTTTTCGCAACGAAAGTTAATGAAAAAGAaattataaacattttatataaaagaaacagaaaaaaacaaaaaacaaaaacaaaaaaacctaaagcaaaaaattgaaattcgcCGCGATCACCGCGAAACACACAAATTGCgcattttatttccttttcctAGGCAGCGCCAAAAACAACacttaaaaaactta
The sequence above is a segment of the Drosophila pseudoobscura strain MV-25-SWS-2005 chromosome X, UCI_Dpse_MV25, whole genome shotgun sequence genome. Coding sequences within it:
- the Tie gene encoding mucin-5AC, which produces MKIHRSNESFCCCWLLFLVALLVAAAATSTTTVSETQTNATNGAIRQPAVAAAAAVPAEREGREPRQLQLGVQQNATAATAAAASDGESRTSAEILGPSDVDAVGDKPTTYRPSGANRPSIAPPLNSAQDRERKLMNVLAARRTALHRGGFRTRIGGTTGRSGISQAAAAAAAVESTSKSPSDPRSVCIRNCTKNFTRRTTASCMRQCANFTRMAMAGTMERGGQPGANSSSAVPKGSMKVGGGGAAAGGAADRDTNEILFSDESSHGLFVVAKEQNDTLNHIADGTKPPVVGKAVRGKVTSVEHEQEQEQDDDEEDDELKPYVYFGAKLPPIRPGGLTIKAAEGDDEHPRVLEVSVAQSTTPTPSQTLTTSTSTTSRPTASTRRPLTAVERSRSRYKYHMRERGIAADPPPPPPPAVIAPPVSRTRYVGSGRPTAGLQSETEVAKPVVVRRVVAPKAAQPSSSTPLIITVLSAEEDTTLGQAEVQQPEATTTTSTSTTTTAKPTTTSTTTTQAPPPPPSPTTTKRTTTKAPTTTTTTTTTAKTTTSTTPGTTSSTTTIHSVVPTTPKRKSIIEKDTELIRALGPALTQEINIEDQNNLIIFCNNTSDCGATPRTPHTQLSHTTDSSPKILRTTVLTSVRSTVHPRTTTSSSSTSSSTSTTQAAPPADVYIGVVESSSSASATPLDISSTIVIANERDVDLEMRRMNLVTLVLVAVGVIPLAAIILYLVRNYVVRRRAKKHGEVFDVCITDQQPISPVKKVDSKYQLDEEEDEVDHHQHHHQQQQQQQQHHHAQHQAMPMSQASRDANHNRYTMDDKTSLASEYQDFDRSNIRLKSLLGEGNFGQVWKAEADDLSGHFGATRIVAVKTIRACSAQVSLKDEANIMRKLGSHQNVVTLLGACVESEPHMLIMEYAMRGRLLSLLRAARSATNILPASVPGGRSLAPLSPRTLAGFALDIACGMEYIAGRRIVHRDLAARNVLLDHNGMCKICDFGMSIDLDAERMRKEQEKNAANDILRSNALKFKFDFGSRYILQHWQHTFGQGQSNGHCSKEHHHSHGEKKSHGGHDTIGKRHALPIRWMAPESLQYHMFTTETDIWAFGIVLWEIATLGSTPYSQQTGREVIRRVPQGLRPELPKESRHEFYNLMSRCWHKDPHMRPSFAQSRLEITRSLHKWVDDDSAASDYMDVSGFSEDLEHGVVYFNHRISEFECEI